The following coding sequences lie in one Arachis stenosperma cultivar V10309 chromosome 5, arast.V10309.gnm1.PFL2, whole genome shotgun sequence genomic window:
- the LOC130981098 gene encoding probable carboxylesterase 18 yields the protein MTTEDDSQLPKLSLAWHTRFSLSLFAALNDIACRQDGTVNRRFTKIIDRKTKPNATPIKGVISKDVTVDVTKTVWFRLYSPSATTVDGDATLPVLIFFHGGGFAFFAPSSFSYDAVCRRFVRQLNVIVVSINYRLTPENRYPSQYDDGFAVVKFLDENPSVLPGNADVSKCFVAGDSAGANLAHHVALRVAQSELRKIRLIGLVSIQPFFGGEERTEAEIRLGDGAPLVSMPRTDWLWKVFLPDGSNRDHEAVNVSGPNAMDISGLNYPSTLVFVGGFDPLQDWQRRYFDWLKKSGKEVELIEYPSMFHAFYLFPNLPEAFQLISQVKDFITKEVSNSK from the coding sequence ATGACAACAGAAGATGATTCTCAATTACCAAAACTATCCCTTGCTTGGCATACACGGTTCTCCCTTTCTTTGTTTGCTGCTTTAAACGACATTGCATGCCGCCAAGACGGAACCGTTAACCGCCGTTTCACCAAAATTATCGACCGTAAGACCAAACCCAATGCCACTCCCATTAAAGGTGTCATCTCCAAAGACGTCACCGTTGACGTTACAAAAACCGTTTGGTTTCGCCTTTACAGTCCCTCGGCTACTACTGTTGACGGCGATGCCACCCTCCCTGTCCTCATCTTCTTCCACGGAGGTGGATTCGCGTTCTTCGCCCCATCCTCTTTCAGTTACGACGCAGTTTGCCGTAGATTCGTTAGGCAACTCAATGTCATTGTTGTTTCCATCAATTACCGCCTAACACCGGAGAACCGCTACCCCAGCCAATACGATGACGGATTCGCCGTCGTGAAATTCCTAGACGAGAACCCCTCAGTCTTGCCGGGAAATGCTGACGTGTCAAAATGTTTCGTTGCTGGTGATAGCGCGGGTGCCAATTTGGCACATCACGTGGCACTTCGGGTTGCACAGTCGGAGCTCCGAAAAATCCGGTTAATCGGGTTAGTATCAATACAACCATTCTTCGGTGGAGAGGAGCGGACCGAGGCGGAAATTCGGCTTGGGGATGGTGCGCCGTTGGTGTCCATGCCAAGGACCGATTGGCTTTGGAAGGTTTTCTTGCCGGATGGGTCGAATCGAGACCACGAGGCGGTCAATGTGTCGGGTCCCAATGCCATGGATATTTCGGGTTTGAATTACCCGAGTACCCTTGTGTTTGTGGGCGGGTTTGACCCGTTACAAGATTGGCAAAGAAGGTACTTTGATTGGTTAAAGAAATCAGGAAAAGAGGTTGAGTTAATTGAGTATCCAAGCATGTTCCATGCATTTTATTTGTTCCCTAATTTGCCCGAGGCCTTTCAGTTGATCTCACAAGTTAAGGATTTCATCACCAAGGAAGTCTCCAACTCCAAATAA
- the LOC130982595 gene encoding probable carboxylesterase 18: MEERSDSYAEAPKLSLSWSTQLYISFLTVTTDFACRPNGSVNRRFYNFFDRKTKPNANPVNGVTSKDVIVDAAKDVWFRLFAPSSTTAHNVTLPVVMYFHGGGFAFLSPASVVYDALCRRFCHQLNAIVISVNYRLTPEHRYPCQYDDGFAAMKFLEENPSVLPENADLAKCFLAGDSAGANLAHHVAIRITQSELRKVRVLGLLSIQPFFGGEERTKAEIQHDRVPLVSVARTDWMWKAFLPNGSDRNHGSCNVSGPNALDISGLNYPNTLVFVGGFDPLQDWQRRYYEWLRKSGKAAQLIEYPTMFHAFYVFPNLPESSQLISQVKDFIANRVSNSE; the protein is encoded by the coding sequence ATGGAAGAAAGAAGTGATTCCTATGCCGAAGCCCCAAAATTAAGTCTATCTTGGTCTACGCAACTTTATATTTCTTTCTTGACTGTTACAACTGACTTTGCATGCCGCCCTAACGGCTCCGTCAACCGCCGTTTCTACAACTTCTTCGACCGCAAGACCAAACCCAATGCCAACCCCGTTAACGGGGTCACCTCCAAAGACGTCATCGTTGACGCAGCAAAAGACGTTTGGTTCCGCCTATTCGCCCCCTCCTCTACCACCGCCCATAATGTCACCCTCCCCGTTGTCATGTACTTCCATGGTGGCGGATTTGCATTCCTCTCCCCAGCTTCCGTCGTTTATGACGCACTCTGCCGAAGATTTTGCCATCAACTCAATGCTATCGTTATCTCTGTCAACTACCGCCTTACGCCGGAGCACCGTTACCCTTGCCAGTACGATGACGGATTCGCCGCGATGAAATTCCTCGAAGAGAATCCCTCGGTCCTGCCGGAAAATGCTGACTTGGCAAAATGCTTCCTCGCCGGCGATAGTGCTGGCGCCAATTTGGCGCACCACGTGGCAATTCGGATTACGCAATCGGAGCTCCGAAAAGTCCGGGTCCTCGGTTTGCTCTCGATCCAGCCGTTCTTCGGAGGCGAGGAGCGAACCAAGGCGGAGATCCAACACGATCGGGTGCCGCTGGTGTCGGTGGCAAGGACTGATTGGATGTGGAAGGCGTTCTTACCAAACGGGTCGGACCGGAACCACGGGTCATGTAACGTATCGGGTCCAAATGCTTTGGATATTTCAGGGCTTAATTACCCAAATACCCTTGTGTTTGTGGGCGGGTTTGATCCGTTACAGGATTGGCAAAGAAGATACTATGAGTGGTTAAGGAAATCAGGTAAAGCGGCTCAGCTAATTGAGTATCCAACTATGTTCCATGCCTTTTATGTATTCCCTAATTTGCCTGAATCTTCTCAATTGATCTCACAAGTCAAAGATTTCATCGCCAATAGGGTGTCTAATTCCGAATAA